From the genome of Candidatus Aramenus sp. CH1:
AGAGAGGTTCGTCGTATAGTACGTTACCTTTCTCCATTATTTTTCTCCTTATGTTTTCCTCTATGCTGAGACTAGGGTCAAGTTGAAGAATGTAAAAAGGTATTCCGTCAACTACGCTCCAAATCTTTATTAGCTCTTCTATGTTCTTGCCGGGGAAAAAACTAGAGAGAACAGGAAACGGCAATTTACTTAACTTCCAACTTCCTGTCCTTCTTCCATAAAGCGGTGACCTACTTGACAATACTTCATTCTCCATCATCCCCACGCTAGAGCCTGTGATCAGTAAGTATAGTCTGGTTGAACTTAGTTTTTCGTCCCACGCCCTTTGCACTTGGGAGATAACGCTTTTGTCAGCTTCAGTCAAATACTGGAACTCGTCTATCGCTAGAACAACCCTTCTATTGCTGATCTCATCACCGAAGTAAATTAACAGCTCATCCAAGGAGACGTTTAGCGATATAAAGTAGTTTTTACCAGTGAGGCGTGCAAACGCTTCTTTAAGTCTCTTAACGTTATTCTGTATCCCATCATTGGTAGATAAGTGGTATATTGCTTCTTTATCTTTGATGAACTGCTTAACCAATTCTGTTTTCCCAACTCTTCTTCTTCCATAAAGAACAATCAGTTGGGCTTTATTTTCTCTGTACTTTTCTTCAAGGAACTCTAGTTCCCTCTGTC
Proteins encoded in this window:
- a CDS encoding ATP-binding protein, whose product is MVQQFIDRQRELEFLEEKYRENKAQLIVLYGRRRVGKTELVKQFIKDKEAIYHLSTNDGIQNNVKRLKEAFARLTGKNYFISLNVSLDELLIYFGDEISNRRVVLAIDEFQYLTEADKSVISQVQRAWDEKLSSTRLYLLITGSSVGMMENEVLSSRSPLYGRRTGSWKLSKLPFPVLSSFFPGKNIEELIKIWSVVDGIPFYILQLDPSLSIEENIRRKIMEKGNVLYDEPLYLLREEFKEQRVYLSVLRAISQGYNTISKISEVTGLDKGNLTSYLDRLEENEIVERVIPYGMKRGWWEIKDNFFDFWFKFVYENISDLEIDRVKEVMERINLGQYFSLKFEKLIRELIKEKLIPLPFKFEYVGKYLHKGEEVDVIAEGKEVLFMAEIKWSDNVECKPLINKMRKIMSKLNEEGKKNEYYGVFAKSFKNCDADVVFDLNKLSQTVMKYS